In Haladaptatus cibarius D43, the sequence CGCCGCAAATCGAGGTGACCGAAACTGCCGCCGAACAGGCTCTTGACTTGCTGGATAGCGAGGGCTTAGACCCTGGAGTCGCCGGACTGCGTCTGTTCGTCCAACAGGGTGGCTGTGCCGGACTCTCCTACGGCATGCGATTCGACGACGAACCGGAATCGGACGACACGGTCTTTACGCACCACGACCTGCGCGTGTTCGTTGACCCCGCGAGCATGAACTACATCGAGGGAAGCGTCGTGGACTACGAAACCGGTTTGCAGGGCGCTGGCTTCCACGTCGATAATCCGAACGTCGTCTCCGAATGCGGCTGTGGCGAAAGCTTCCGGACGTAAGCAACGCTGGACGATTTACGGAAAATAACTCGCTTCTCGCGGCGTCCGATTACTCCTCCAGTTCGAAGGCAACCGTC encodes:
- a CDS encoding HesB/IscA family protein, which gives rise to MSTDAAQSGETPQIEVTETAAEQALDLLDSEGLDPGVAGLRLFVQQGGCAGLSYGMRFDDEPESDDTVFTHHDLRVFVDPASMNYIEGSVVDYETGLQGAGFHVDNPNVVSECGCGESFRT